A DNA window from Patagioenas fasciata isolate bPatFas1 chromosome 1, bPatFas1.hap1, whole genome shotgun sequence contains the following coding sequences:
- the LOC136110264 gene encoding natural killer cells antigen CD94-like isoform X2, which yields MEDEEGYTALNLRPTASVIPPGYLSSKKCSAFKAPASCVTVDRASATSPIWRPVAFAFLALCLVLLIGLVVLLALFFQISKDPEEGKKLQEMREALCFEGKEKNETSCALCPASWQNSGADNCFYISKQKKTWKQSQEFCSSRNSTLLVLKDKAKMDSQFYWVGLSYVSERNSWYWEDGTSFSKEVTNWVMLYDNFFCASLYGQIIYASHSCSTKQLWICEKGAVHFT from the exons CTCCTGGATACTTGAGCAGCAAGAAGTGTTCTGCATTTAAGGCTCCAGCCAGTTGTGTTACAGTAGACA gagCCTCTGCCACATCTCCTATATGGCGGCCAGTGGCTTTTGCTTTCCTCGCTTTGTGCCTGGTGCTGCTGATAGGGCTGGTAGTCCTGCTGGCCTTGT TTTTTCAGATTTCCAAAGACcctgaggaaggaaaaaagctgCAGGAAATGAGGGAAGCATTGTGTTttgaagggaaggagaaaaatg AAACAAGTTGTGCTCTCTGTCCAGCAAGCTGGCAAAACAGCGGAGCTGACAACTGCTTCTACatttcaaagcagaagaaaacatggAAGCAAAGCCAGGAGTTCTGTTCCTCAAGAAACTCCACTCTTCTTGTACTAAAAGACAAAGCAAAGATG GATTCACAGTTTTACTGGGTTGGATTGTCATACGTATCTGAAAGGAACAGTTGGTACTGGGAGGATGGAACATCTTTTTCAAAAGAAGTGACAAATTG GGTTATGTTATATGACAACTTCTTCTGTGCCTCCCTATACGGACAGATTATTTATGCCAGCCACTCCTGTTCAACAAAGCAATTATGGATCTGTGAGAAAGGGGCCGTTCATTTCACCTGA
- the LOC136110264 gene encoding natural killer cells antigen CD94-like isoform X1 encodes MEDEEGYTALNLRPTASVIPPGYLSSKKCSAFKAPASCVTVDRASATSPIWRPVAFAFLALCLVLLIGLVVLLALFFQISKDPEEGKKLQEMREALCFEGKEKNETSCALCPASWQNSGADNCFYISKQKKTWKQSQEFCSSRNSTLLVLKDKAKMISLPQDSQFYWVGLSYVSERNSWYWEDGTSFSKEVTNWVMLYDNFFCASLYGQIIYASHSCSTKQLWICEKGAVHFT; translated from the exons CTCCTGGATACTTGAGCAGCAAGAAGTGTTCTGCATTTAAGGCTCCAGCCAGTTGTGTTACAGTAGACA gagCCTCTGCCACATCTCCTATATGGCGGCCAGTGGCTTTTGCTTTCCTCGCTTTGTGCCTGGTGCTGCTGATAGGGCTGGTAGTCCTGCTGGCCTTGT TTTTTCAGATTTCCAAAGACcctgaggaaggaaaaaagctgCAGGAAATGAGGGAAGCATTGTGTTttgaagggaaggagaaaaatg AAACAAGTTGTGCTCTCTGTCCAGCAAGCTGGCAAAACAGCGGAGCTGACAACTGCTTCTACatttcaaagcagaagaaaacatggAAGCAAAGCCAGGAGTTCTGTTCCTCAAGAAACTCCACTCTTCTTGTACTAAAAGACAAAGCAAAGATG ATTTCTCTGCCACAGGATTCACAGTTTTACTGGGTTGGATTGTCATACGTATCTGAAAGGAACAGTTGGTACTGGGAGGATGGAACATCTTTTTCAAAAGAAGTGACAAATTG GGTTATGTTATATGACAACTTCTTCTGTGCCTCCCTATACGGACAGATTATTTATGCCAGCCACTCCTGTTCAACAAAGCAATTATGGATCTGTGAGAAAGGGGCCGTTCATTTCACCTGA